A window of Cohnella herbarum contains these coding sequences:
- a CDS encoding (2Fe-2S)-binding protein — protein MREVLQLGSGLVKGIGLELAVSYIGLAFFGLAATKQVVMSQYNRILDLSLDNLTIQLETHNDHAHVVLKLSEIKWTELPTEGRETAVRSEWTRYFSETMNPLVEAAASAGGFKPAIIWNQYGARVAYLMDYLRKLIPEGPIRQVIDEDYLLLAGMPGETFNRRKNPYEHTPCYLDSPYEPGGQIMMRSACCMYYKRESGTKCYNCPILKDGERSELKARIEAERKERTA, from the coding sequence ATGAGAGAAGTGCTTCAACTGGGCTCGGGACTCGTCAAGGGAATCGGCCTGGAGCTTGCCGTCTCCTACATCGGACTTGCCTTCTTCGGTTTAGCGGCAACCAAGCAAGTCGTCATGTCCCAATACAATCGGATATTGGATCTGTCTTTAGACAACTTGACGATTCAATTGGAAACGCACAACGACCACGCGCATGTCGTTCTTAAGTTATCGGAAATCAAATGGACGGAGCTGCCGACGGAAGGCCGAGAGACTGCCGTTCGCTCGGAATGGACGCGGTACTTCTCCGAGACGATGAATCCTCTCGTGGAAGCAGCCGCATCGGCCGGCGGATTTAAACCGGCGATCATCTGGAACCAGTACGGCGCCCGCGTCGCATACTTAATGGATTATTTGCGGAAGCTCATCCCGGAAGGCCCGATTCGCCAAGTGATCGACGAGGATTACTTGCTGCTGGCCGGCATGCCCGGGGAAACCTTCAACCGCAGGAAGAACCCTTACGAACATACCCCTTGTTATCTCGACAGTCCTTACGAACCAGGCGGTCAAATCATGATGCGCTCCGCATGCTGTATGTACTATAAACGAGAGAGCGGAACGAAATGTTATAATTGCCCGATCCTTAAAGACGGAGAACGTTCCGAATTGAAGGCGCGGATTGAAGCGGAGAGGAAAGAACGCACCGCATAA
- the codA gene encoding cytosine deaminase: protein MIIVNAALRDQEGLYFIRLENRTISAIGKMGEAPRIGEAGAEVLDAEGGLALPPFIDSHLHYDSALTAGEPNWNRSGTLFDAIELNGERQASATPEDYKRRAVQTIKWQAAQGIQHVRIHADVSGPKLTSLETMLELRDEMKAWMDIQVVAFPQMGLMGGARALELLEEAAKIGADGIGGIPHFEMTRELGVESVKATFDIAERYDRFIDIHCDETDDEHARFIEVVAAEAIFRGMGSRTTASHVTAMHSYNNAYAAKLFGVIKRSGICIVANPLSNISLQGRFDSFPVRRGITRVKPLLEAGVNVSFGHDNFLDAFYSLGTSGMLPVLHMGLHACHMLGYEDIRRSLDLITVNGAVTLGLGEDRYGLVAGRPANLIIMDAPDAFECVRTQAAVKWAVRGGKVLAATPPATTKIFDPATGDAETVDWFRSGL, encoded by the coding sequence ATGATTATCGTCAATGCGGCTCTTCGCGATCAAGAGGGGCTATATTTCATTCGGTTAGAAAATCGGACGATATCGGCAATCGGGAAGATGGGGGAAGCGCCTCGCATCGGGGAGGCTGGAGCAGAGGTCCTTGATGCGGAGGGGGGACTCGCGTTGCCTCCCTTTATCGATTCGCATTTGCATTACGACTCCGCGCTGACGGCCGGCGAGCCGAATTGGAATCGAAGCGGTACGTTGTTCGATGCCATCGAGCTCAACGGCGAGCGGCAAGCTTCGGCTACTCCGGAGGATTACAAGCGCCGGGCCGTTCAGACGATCAAATGGCAAGCCGCGCAAGGGATTCAGCACGTTCGAATCCACGCCGACGTGTCCGGACCGAAGCTGACTTCGCTGGAAACGATGCTGGAGCTCCGCGACGAGATGAAGGCATGGATGGATATTCAAGTGGTTGCCTTTCCGCAGATGGGTCTGATGGGCGGCGCGCGTGCCTTGGAACTGTTGGAAGAGGCGGCTAAGATCGGAGCCGATGGGATCGGCGGGATTCCGCATTTCGAGATGACGCGCGAGCTTGGCGTCGAATCGGTAAAGGCGACGTTCGACATCGCGGAACGGTACGACCGTTTCATCGATATTCATTGCGACGAAACGGACGACGAACATGCGAGATTCATCGAGGTCGTCGCGGCCGAGGCGATCTTCAGAGGGATGGGCAGCCGAACGACGGCGAGCCACGTGACGGCGATGCACTCGTATAACAATGCTTACGCGGCCAAGTTATTCGGGGTCATTAAGCGTTCGGGAATCTGCATCGTTGCGAATCCGCTGTCCAATATCAGCTTGCAAGGGCGGTTCGACTCTTTCCCCGTCCGGCGCGGAATCACAAGGGTTAAGCCGTTGCTCGAAGCGGGCGTTAACGTCAGCTTCGGACATGATAACTTCTTGGATGCCTTCTACTCTCTCGGAACTTCCGGCATGTTGCCCGTGCTTCATATGGGACTGCATGCTTGCCATATGCTCGGGTACGAAGATATCCGGCGGTCGCTAGACTTAATAACCGTCAACGGCGCCGTCACTTTAGGCTTGGGCGAAGATCGATACGGTCTCGTCGCCGGCCGACCTGCCAATCTAATCATTATGGACGCGCCGGACGCTTTCGAATGCGTTCGAACCCAAGCGGCTGTAAAATGGGCCGTACGCGGAGGTAAAGTTCTGGCCGCGACGCCTCCCGCGACAACGAAAATATTCGATCCCGCGACCGGCGATGCCGAAACCGTGGATTGGTTTCGCAGCGGGTTGTAG
- a CDS encoding ABC transporter ATP-binding protein encodes MQHVHAVEMLGIAKRFGSVKATDGVDFLVKKGEIHALLGENGAGKSTLMSILFGLYRPDEGEVRIHGKPAKLRSPHDAGLAGIGMVHQNFRLVQNLSALENIILGESAGLWRGSGWFKRKKEQIEALAEQFGLRFPVDRPIWQLSVGEQQRVEIVKTLYKHSDIIILDEPTAVLTPNEAEDLYATLLQLKQGGKTVIVTTHKLKEVMASCDTISIMRKGRMIDSMNRDATNEKELARLLMGREPMASLPVERKPAGELLLEIEGLEAKGDHGQRALSGIDLRVCKGEIVGIAGVAGNGQKELAEVIAGMRPSLEGRLAFKGEEIRKPSIDGMIRRGVAHVPENRMKIGMAGSLDVTDNLLMKSYRSPERRKFGFLRKKANREWANELVEAYNVDTPNVEASVRQLSGGNQQKLLLAREIDSHPDLLLAVHPTQGLDVGAAESVHRLLIQLRNRDGAILLISEDLDEVLKLSDRVLVIFNGRINGEFIPHQTRKEDIGLCMTGMKESREAAV; translated from the coding sequence ATGCAACATGTTCATGCAGTGGAGATGTTAGGAATAGCCAAGAGATTCGGCAGCGTTAAGGCGACGGACGGAGTGGACTTTCTCGTGAAGAAGGGAGAGATCCATGCGCTTCTCGGGGAGAACGGAGCGGGGAAAAGCACGCTGATGAGCATTCTCTTCGGATTGTACCGACCGGACGAAGGCGAGGTACGGATTCACGGAAAACCGGCTAAGCTGCGATCGCCTCATGATGCGGGGTTAGCCGGGATCGGTATGGTCCATCAGAATTTCAGGCTGGTACAGAACCTGAGCGCGCTGGAAAACATTATCTTGGGAGAATCGGCCGGATTATGGCGAGGCTCCGGATGGTTCAAACGGAAGAAGGAACAAATCGAAGCGTTGGCCGAGCAATTCGGCCTTCGCTTTCCTGTCGATCGGCCGATCTGGCAGCTTTCCGTCGGGGAGCAGCAGCGGGTGGAAATCGTCAAAACGCTGTACAAACACTCCGATATTATCATTCTGGATGAGCCGACCGCGGTTCTGACTCCGAATGAAGCGGAGGATCTGTACGCGACCTTGCTGCAATTAAAGCAAGGCGGCAAAACGGTCATCGTGACTACGCACAAGCTGAAGGAGGTCATGGCCTCCTGCGATACGATATCCATTATGCGTAAGGGGCGCATGATCGATTCGATGAATCGCGATGCGACTAACGAGAAGGAGCTGGCGCGGCTGTTAATGGGGCGCGAGCCTATGGCATCCCTTCCGGTCGAGCGTAAGCCGGCGGGAGAGCTTCTGCTCGAGATCGAGGGACTCGAAGCTAAGGGGGATCACGGTCAACGAGCGTTGAGCGGCATCGATTTGCGCGTATGCAAAGGAGAGATCGTCGGTATCGCCGGGGTGGCCGGGAACGGGCAGAAGGAGCTTGCCGAGGTGATTGCCGGAATGCGTCCGTCGCTCGAGGGGCGCTTAGCGTTCAAGGGCGAAGAAATACGGAAGCCTTCCATCGACGGCATGATTCGCAGGGGAGTCGCCCACGTTCCCGAGAATCGGATGAAGATCGGGATGGCGGGAAGTTTGGACGTGACCGATAATCTGCTAATGAAATCCTATCGCTCGCCCGAACGTCGGAAATTCGGTTTTCTTAGGAAGAAGGCCAATCGGGAGTGGGCGAACGAACTCGTGGAAGCCTACAACGTCGATACGCCTAACGTGGAAGCTTCCGTTCGTCAACTGTCCGGCGGGAACCAACAGAAACTGTTATTAGCGAGGGAAATCGATAGCCATCCGGATTTGCTTCTTGCCGTTCACCCGACTCAAGGGTTGGACGTAGGGGCGGCGGAAAGCGTTCATCGCTTGCTGATCCAACTGCGCAATCGGGACGGGGCTATCCTGCTCATCTCCGAGGATTTAGACGAAGTATTGAAGCTTTCTGATCGAGTGTTGGTCATCTTCAATGGTCGGATTAACGGGGAATTCATTCCGCACCAAACCCGTAAGGAAGATATCGGGCTGTGCATGACGGGGATGAAGGAAAGTCGGGAGGCGGCGGTATGA
- a CDS encoding amidohydrolase family protein encodes MSKTLIRQVRVGPELYTLEIDGGTIVRIDRGDRFPREDEDGWDAEGLLYMPVLADMHCHLDKHFIGERWRSRRTIDSLPNQLQREKELLASLTGSVEERARILLDLMLSHGTTRIRTHVDVDPDIGLKHLDAVLKVREQYRGLMEIEIVAFPQQGLLRSRSYGVMREAMQSGADVVGAVDPGGLDRGIEPCLEQVFGLATEYNAGVDIHLHDPGHLGVYTMERMAEYTEQSGLQGRVAVSHAWGLGQISESESSDIGHKLREQGVSVITSVPIDRQMMNVPQLDSIGVDIRVGTDNVLDAWSPFGSGDMLERLGRLAERCYWVEDEQLLGAYRFGTDKPLTPKGGDAADFVLVNAMNLEHAMASAPVREWVVVNGKPVAGRRFEGGGRR; translated from the coding sequence ATGTCGAAGACGTTAATAAGACAAGTGCGTGTCGGACCGGAGCTCTATACGCTGGAGATTGACGGGGGTACAATCGTTCGAATCGATCGCGGCGATCGGTTCCCCCGAGAAGATGAGGACGGATGGGATGCGGAAGGGCTGCTCTATATGCCCGTCCTTGCCGATATGCATTGTCATCTGGATAAACATTTTATTGGGGAGCGTTGGCGATCGCGCCGAACAATCGACTCGCTTCCTAATCAGTTGCAGAGGGAAAAGGAGTTGTTGGCTTCCTTGACCGGGAGCGTGGAGGAGCGGGCTCGCATCTTGCTGGATTTGATGCTTAGCCACGGTACGACGCGTATAAGAACCCATGTGGACGTGGATCCGGACATCGGATTAAAGCATCTGGATGCGGTACTGAAAGTAAGAGAACAATACCGCGGACTCATGGAGATCGAGATCGTGGCGTTCCCGCAACAGGGGCTGCTGCGCTCTCGTTCTTACGGCGTCATGCGCGAAGCGATGCAGAGCGGTGCGGATGTGGTTGGCGCGGTAGATCCGGGCGGACTGGATCGAGGGATCGAGCCTTGCTTGGAGCAAGTGTTCGGCTTGGCGACCGAGTATAACGCGGGCGTCGACATTCATCTCCATGATCCGGGACATCTTGGCGTCTATACAATGGAGCGGATGGCGGAATATACGGAGCAATCCGGACTGCAGGGTCGCGTTGCGGTTAGCCACGCTTGGGGACTGGGACAGATTAGCGAATCGGAGTCCTCCGACATCGGCCATAAGCTGAGGGAACAAGGCGTGTCCGTCATTACAAGCGTTCCGATCGACCGTCAGATGATGAATGTCCCTCAGTTGGATTCGATCGGCGTAGATATTCGGGTCGGAACGGACAACGTACTGGACGCTTGGTCCCCGTTCGGCAGCGGAGACATGCTGGAACGTCTGGGCAGGTTGGCGGAGCGCTGTTACTGGGTCGAGGACGAGCAGTTGCTTGGCGCGTACCGCTTCGGAACCGATAAGCCGCTTACGCCGAAGGGCGGCGATGCCGCCGATTTCGTGCTTGTGAACGCAATGAATCTGGAGCATGCGATGGCTTCCGCGCCAGTGAGGGAATGGGTTGTGGTTAACGGCAAACCGGTAGCGGGAAGGCGGTTCGAGGGAGGAGGAAGAAGATGA
- a CDS encoding cold-shock protein — translation MYSRKKVLEEIPEEMTAIWSCTSENCNGWMRDNFAFETAPTCGLCHMPMESGTKMLPMLVNTSRDQKSLRKGVSIG, via the coding sequence ATGTACTCACGGAAAAAGGTGCTTGAGGAAATTCCTGAAGAAATGACGGCGATCTGGTCTTGCACGAGTGAAAATTGCAATGGATGGATGAGAGATAATTTCGCGTTCGAAACGGCTCCGACATGCGGGTTGTGTCACATGCCGATGGAGAGCGGAACGAAGATGCTTCCGATGCTCGTGAATACGAGCCGGGATCAGAAGTCCCTTCGCAAAGGCGTTTCAATCGGATAA
- a CDS encoding NAD(P)/FAD-dependent oxidoreductase, with protein sequence MDKSYDVIVVGARIAGSSLAYLMAKEGYKVLLLDRGTFPSDTLSTHNIYSNSLGMLRDMGVLDALLQTNTKIYRRAHIDFDGAVIDGLFPETDGIRGCLCIRRKYIDHILFENAKAQTGVTTIEGFRVTSLIEEGGIISGVVGKRKDGEGEDEKFTARLVVGADGRMSKVREWAGSERKIVVPTDFASYVAYVRGFEQEGESHVEFYKNQDKLAIVFPTSDRLHVVGVMFPLVDSAWMERFKSNPANGIQDLIEEGFAHTTLADRFRVAEFAESESIKGLHGYDNDWYVGMGQGWALLGDALTFKDPAIGQGMHDAIYGAHMLTEILSQFEADEWQTKWEAMSGVYQSAMEAKLMSRFWMGCQFTQNKPVPPEVAAAYHLVAKDERAKETFLGMYNYSTEPEDLQAEIERLVAGVGAK encoded by the coding sequence ATGGACAAATCGTATGACGTCATAGTGGTAGGGGCGCGAATAGCCGGCTCCTCCTTGGCCTATTTAATGGCCAAGGAGGGGTATAAGGTGTTATTGCTGGATCGAGGGACGTTCCCGAGCGATACGCTTTCCACCCACAACATCTACAGCAATTCGCTCGGTATGCTTCGCGATATGGGGGTACTGGATGCGCTGTTGCAGACGAATACGAAGATTTACCGCAGGGCGCATATCGACTTCGACGGAGCGGTGATCGACGGTCTGTTCCCGGAGACGGACGGAATCAGGGGATGCTTGTGCATTCGTCGTAAATATATCGATCATATCTTGTTCGAGAATGCCAAAGCCCAGACGGGCGTAACGACGATCGAAGGCTTTCGCGTAACTTCCCTGATCGAGGAGGGCGGCATAATCTCCGGCGTGGTAGGAAAACGCAAGGATGGCGAGGGAGAGGACGAGAAATTTACGGCTCGTCTCGTCGTAGGCGCCGACGGAAGGATGTCCAAAGTCAGGGAATGGGCCGGCAGCGAACGCAAAATCGTCGTGCCGACCGACTTCGCCTCCTATGTCGCGTATGTCCGAGGCTTCGAGCAAGAAGGCGAGTCGCACGTGGAGTTCTATAAGAACCAGGATAAGTTGGCGATCGTGTTCCCGACCAGCGATCGTTTGCATGTTGTCGGGGTGATGTTCCCGCTAGTGGACTCGGCTTGGATGGAGAGGTTTAAGTCGAATCCCGCGAACGGCATTCAAGATTTGATCGAAGAAGGGTTCGCGCATACGACGTTGGCCGATCGCTTCAGGGTAGCGGAGTTTGCGGAGTCGGAATCCATTAAAGGATTGCACGGCTACGATAACGATTGGTACGTGGGCATGGGCCAAGGTTGGGCGCTGCTCGGAGACGCGCTAACCTTCAAGGATCCCGCGATTGGCCAAGGGATGCACGACGCGATATACGGGGCTCACATGCTTACGGAAATATTGTCTCAATTCGAGGCCGACGAATGGCAGACGAAGTGGGAGGCGATGAGCGGGGTCTATCAATCGGCCATGGAAGCGAAGCTCATGTCCCGCTTCTGGATGGGGTGCCAATTCACGCAAAATAAACCGGTACCGCCGGAAGTAGCGGCTGCTTATCATCTCGTCGCCAAGGATGAGCGAGCCAAGGAAACGTTCCTAGGCATGTACAACTATTCGACCGAACCGGAGGATCTGCAAGCGGAGATCGAGAGGTTGGTTGCAGGCGTCGGCGCGAAATAG
- a CDS encoding ABC transporter permease — MSGKTVALPGGRWAISVRKDSTLQRTAWWIPLMSVCCALVFSGIFIAMNGISPFLVYGKMLDGAFGSSYGIGETLVKAIPLLLCGLGVSIAYRISVWNIGAEGQLVVGAIAATAVTIYWPDLPAIAAIPLMVVFGFVAGAIWGLFTALPRTHFQVNELITSLMLNYVALLLLNYLVFEPWKDPKGFNFPGSPMFTLAQQLPSIGGSRLHIGFLFALAAVLLYWVFTKHMSWGYELRLLSANPVAARYAGMSINKQIILVMLISGGLSGLAGMAEVSGVTHRLMYGISPGYGYTAIIVAWLAKLNPFGLILSSVLCGAVIVGGYSVQMIGLPSSMALMIQGSILFFLIGGEVLSKYRFTWSNLSDGGR, encoded by the coding sequence ATGAGCGGTAAAACGGTGGCGCTGCCCGGGGGCAGATGGGCGATATCCGTGAGGAAAGATTCGACGTTACAGAGAACAGCGTGGTGGATTCCGTTGATGTCGGTATGCTGCGCGCTGGTGTTTAGCGGTATTTTCATCGCGATGAACGGGATTAGCCCGTTTCTGGTCTATGGGAAAATGCTGGACGGGGCGTTCGGATCGTCATACGGCATCGGGGAAACGCTTGTTAAAGCGATCCCTTTGTTACTGTGCGGGTTAGGCGTATCGATCGCGTACCGGATATCGGTATGGAACATCGGGGCCGAAGGGCAACTGGTCGTCGGAGCGATCGCCGCCACGGCGGTTACGATCTACTGGCCGGATTTGCCCGCGATCGCGGCGATTCCCTTAATGGTCGTATTCGGGTTCGTTGCCGGGGCGATCTGGGGATTGTTCACGGCGCTTCCCCGGACGCATTTTCAAGTCAACGAACTCATCACTTCGCTCATGCTGAACTATGTCGCGCTGTTGTTGCTTAACTATCTCGTGTTCGAGCCGTGGAAAGATCCGAAGGGGTTCAACTTTCCGGGTTCGCCGATGTTTACTTTGGCGCAGCAATTGCCCTCTATCGGGGGCAGCAGGCTGCATATCGGCTTTCTGTTCGCGTTAGCCGCGGTGCTCTTATATTGGGTTTTCACCAAGCACATGAGTTGGGGATACGAGCTTCGGCTGTTATCGGCTAACCCCGTTGCCGCGCGATATGCGGGAATGAGCATCAATAAGCAGATCATATTGGTCATGCTCATTAGCGGCGGACTTTCCGGGCTTGCCGGAATGGCCGAAGTGTCCGGGGTCACGCATCGGTTGATGTACGGTATCTCCCCGGGGTACGGTTATACGGCGATCATCGTAGCTTGGCTGGCCAAGCTGAATCCGTTCGGCTTGATTCTATCTTCCGTCTTATGCGGCGCGGTGATCGTAGGCGGTTATAGCGTGCAGATGATCGGGCTTCCCTCATCCATGGCGCTTATGATTCAGGGTTCTATCTTGTTCTTCTTGATCGGTGGCGAGGTGCTAAGCAAGTATAGGTTTACATGGTCTAATTTGAGCGACGGGGGTCGTTGA
- a CDS encoding cold-shock protein: MQTGTVKWFNADKGFGFIEVEGGNDVFVHFSAITGEGFKTLDEGQRVQFNVVQGNRGPQAENVVKL, translated from the coding sequence ATGCAAACAGGTACAGTGAAATGGTTCAATGCAGACAAAGGCTTCGGTTTCATCGAGGTTGAAGGCGGCAACGACGTATTCGTGCACTTCAGCGCGATCACGGGTGAAGGCTTCAAAACTTTGGACGAAGGACAACGCGTTCAATTCAACGTGGTACAAGGCAACCGCGGACCACAAGCGGAGAACGTTGTTAAACTGTAA
- a CDS encoding S-layer homology domain-containing protein yields MRRRTVFSFIIALLCFSGTAYAKEQTTLPFKDIKGHWAEKTITEMVAKGILDGYPNGSFQPDQPVKVDQFIKMLILSYSDIHQNGERSFTPSFLQSLSTENQTIIKQDYRYFTFKSATVGYWAKPYIDIASDLHFLNRSRYSDFQGDMTRENVAEVLYYTLQETEFLEDTQFGQQLAQAYGDLRSATEREQKFIAEALVKGIMEGYPNGYFGVGDKVTRAQALVLLNRLTNKEKRIAVIAPSSDKLRLAVPTTGGGMKTIVFPDQRMRDAYDVLKLAGEQRGTNQVLLDTTLRLFKDQKEKDTVTASSAGVAKPQEETALWLDPQYNAYGITIQLREGTLARNQEAVETFSNYLFGYNAATFRKWFNEVCTHVEAGKTVSSKQVTIGEDKVDILVDGGNKTVIFSITKKLG; encoded by the coding sequence ATGCGTCGCCGGACAGTATTCAGCTTCATCATCGCGCTATTGTGCTTCAGCGGCACCGCTTACGCGAAAGAACAAACGACCTTGCCTTTTAAAGACATCAAAGGCCATTGGGCCGAAAAAACGATCACGGAAATGGTCGCCAAGGGGATTCTGGACGGCTATCCGAACGGCTCTTTCCAGCCGGATCAGCCCGTTAAAGTAGACCAGTTCATCAAGATGCTTATTCTCTCCTACTCCGATATTCATCAGAACGGAGAACGCAGCTTCACCCCTTCGTTCCTGCAGTCCCTGAGTACGGAGAATCAAACGATAATCAAGCAGGACTACCGTTACTTTACGTTTAAGTCCGCGACCGTCGGCTATTGGGCGAAGCCTTACATCGATATCGCAAGCGATCTGCATTTCTTGAACAGAAGCCGCTACAGCGATTTCCAAGGGGATATGACGAGGGAAAACGTAGCCGAGGTGCTCTATTATACGCTTCAGGAAACCGAATTCCTGGAAGACACCCAGTTCGGACAGCAGCTTGCGCAAGCGTACGGCGACCTTAGAAGCGCAACGGAACGCGAGCAGAAATTTATCGCGGAAGCATTGGTTAAAGGAATTATGGAAGGCTATCCGAACGGCTACTTCGGCGTCGGAGACAAAGTTACCCGCGCTCAAGCGCTCGTCCTTTTGAACCGGCTTACGAACAAGGAGAAGAGAATCGCGGTTATAGCCCCATCCTCGGACAAGCTGCGGCTTGCCGTTCCGACGACAGGCGGCGGTATGAAAACGATCGTGTTCCCCGATCAGCGGATGCGGGACGCCTACGACGTTCTGAAGCTGGCAGGAGAGCAAAGAGGGACTAATCAGGTATTGCTCGATACGACGTTAAGGCTGTTTAAGGATCAGAAAGAGAAAGATACCGTCACGGCCTCATCCGCGGGCGTTGCCAAGCCGCAAGAAGAAACGGCATTATGGCTCGATCCGCAATATAACGCCTACGGAATTACGATTCAGCTCCGCGAGGGTACGCTCGCGCGTAATCAAGAGGCCGTCGAAACGTTCTCCAATTACTTGTTCGGGTATAACGCTGCTACGTTCCGCAAGTGGTTCAATGAAGTCTGCACCCATGTCGAAGCGGGAAAGACGGTTTCCTCCAAGCAAGTTACGATCGGCGAAGATAAGGTAGACATCCTCGTCGACGGCGGCAATAAAACGGTCATCTTCTCCATAACGAAGAAGCTTGGCTAG
- a CDS encoding ABC transporter permease: MDFTLTLLVAAISSGTPLLFATLGGVLSERAGVINLGIEGMMLIGAVMAYILSVTTGSLTLSIAAGMLAAGALGLLHAFLSVSLKANQIVAGLGITLFATGLSSYLGKPYGGQQVPNSIPVLHLNGLDAIPALGKVFGHLNALVWVSFVAVIMIHFYLFKTPWGLHLRSVGDSPSTSDAAGIRVFRYQYAHVIAGSMLCGLAGASLILVFTPSWNDGLTSGRGWIAVALIIFARWNPVRALLCAYLFGAFESLGFRMQLLENAIPPYFLKMMPYLTTIIVLMFVGWRNRNRPNGQPESLGVPYVREQRV; the protein is encoded by the coding sequence ATGGATTTTACGTTGACGCTGCTTGTAGCAGCCATATCTTCCGGCACTCCGCTGCTATTCGCCACGCTTGGAGGAGTATTGTCGGAACGCGCCGGGGTCATTAATCTCGGAATCGAGGGCATGATGCTAATAGGGGCAGTCATGGCCTATATCCTGAGCGTAACGACGGGGAGCTTGACGCTCTCGATCGCGGCGGGAATGCTGGCGGCCGGCGCCCTCGGGTTATTGCACGCTTTCTTAAGCGTGTCGCTGAAAGCGAATCAGATCGTGGCGGGGTTAGGCATTACGCTGTTCGCGACAGGGTTGAGCAGTTACTTGGGAAAGCCCTACGGAGGACAGCAAGTTCCGAATTCGATTCCCGTGTTGCATTTGAATGGTTTAGATGCCATTCCGGCGCTAGGAAAGGTTTTCGGACATCTCAACGCGCTCGTGTGGGTAAGTTTTGTTGCCGTAATCATGATACACTTCTATTTGTTTAAAACCCCGTGGGGATTGCATCTGCGTTCCGTTGGAGATAGTCCGTCGACCTCGGATGCCGCGGGCATTCGGGTATTTCGGTATCAATATGCCCACGTGATCGCGGGTTCGATGTTATGCGGTCTCGCCGGCGCTTCGTTGATTCTCGTGTTTACGCCGAGCTGGAACGACGGGCTTACGTCCGGGAGAGGTTGGATTGCGGTAGCGCTTATTATTTTCGCCAGATGGAACCCGGTTCGGGCTTTGTTGTGCGCTTATTTGTTCGGGGCATTCGAGTCTCTGGGCTTCCGGATGCAGTTGCTCGAGAACGCGATACCGCCGTATTTTCTGAAAATGATGCCTTACCTCACGACGATAATCGTGCTTATGTTCGTCGGTTGGCGCAATCGCAATCGGCCGAACGGTCAACCGGAATCGCTTGGAGTGCCGTACGTAAGGGAGCAGCGGGTGTAA